DNA sequence from the Xyrauchen texanus isolate HMW12.3.18 chromosome 32, RBS_HiC_50CHRs, whole genome shotgun sequence genome:
tccttctgccggcaggtcttccccgccTCCTTGGAccctgggagagatgaggggaggaaGAGGAGAGAGGGAAAACGTGGGGGGGTGACTGGCTCATCTGCCCCGAACATGTCGTCCACTGGTCCTCAGCTGTTCCGCCCCCTGGCAACGGCTCCTCCGCTTCCTGATGGACAGCAGGGAGCTCCCCTGCTCCCCTGCATTGGAATGAGAGactggtgtggcacacaggtggacctcattcgccacttatcttcccggtCTCGCTCTGCACAGATGCCGCTCGGCCTGCCCTGCTTGCCAcaggtagcattgcctttaaattgtttaacttgggtcaaacattttgcgtagccttccacaagcttctcacaataagttgctggaattttagtccattcctccagacaaaactgaTCTgctcacatgctttttcagttctacccacaaattTGATATcatattgaggtcagggctttgtgatagccactccagtaccttgaatttgttgtccttaagccatttttcttcacaactttggaggtatgcttggggtaattgtccatttggaagacccatttgcgaccaaccttcctagctgatgtcttgagatgttgcttcaatatgtccacataaattttcttcctcatgatgccatctattttgtgaagtgcatcagttactccagcagcaaagcacccccacaacatgatgctgccaccccatacttcacggttgggatggtgttcttcagcatGCAAGCCTCGCCCTTTTTCCTCCATACAtagcaatggtcattatggccaaacagttacatttttgtttcatcagaccagaggacaagagttttgtccccatgtgcatttgcaaactgtagtctggctttataatggcgattttggagcagtggtttcttccttgctgagtagcctttcagcttatgtcgatataggacttgttttactgtggatatagatacttgatcacaaggtcctttgctgttgttctgggattgatttgcactttttgcaccaaactacattcatctctagaagacagaatgcatctcctcctgagcggtatgatggctgcatggtcccatggtgtttatacttgcgtactattgtttgtaaagatgaatgtggtaccttcaggcatttggaaaatgctcccaaggatgaaccagtcttGTGGATTTCCACAATtgattttctgaggtcttggctgatttcgtttgattttctcatgatgtcaagcaaagagacactgagtttgaaggtaggccttaaaatacatccacagatacacctccaattaTCAGAAATTAATTgcctaattgcctaaaggcttgacatcatgttctagaattttccaagctgcttaaaggcacagttaacttagtgtatgtaaacttctgacctactggaaatgtgatatagtcaattaaaattgaaattatCTTAAACTGTTGTTGGAAAACAATACTCATGTCATGCtcaaagtagctgtcctaaaagacttgccaaatctatagtttttctaatatgaaatctgtggagtggttaaaaaaattagtttaatgacgtcaacctaagtgtatgtaaacttctgacttcaaatgtagatGAATTCAAAGCTAAttgacatggactaaaagccacaaaatgtcATTATATTGCATCTTTAAGATTTTACACTACTTCTAGTCCTTATGAAATGTAAGCAAAATTTGTGACATGGACAAGAGCTTCTTTGACAGAAGTtcatgctctttggaacattctcatatCATGCTTgttgagtccatgccagctcgagtgcataCCAGAtagtaagaaattctgaaatactATCTAAAGTTTCACACAACATTTTTATTCTAATTGTAATTTGCAATGAAAAAGTTTTGAATTAAATTGGAGAATGCAAAATAGAATGTAAAAATATCATTTTGACTGGCTCTCAGACTCTTGGATCCCATTATATAAGTTGAAAAACATAACATTAAAGGTTTATGCCACTGGAGATAGCCAAGTGAAGTTTAGcactttttagcattttaatcaaATGTTTCTGTTAAAATTTCAGTCAATCTGATTAGGTTCAGGCATCTTGGTCATAGAAGTTCATTTAGgtcctttaaaggaatatctgCCAAATATAATTTGCAAAACTGATTTGTGATTCCTATGCAAACTAAAAGCATCACTCAACCAACAATCTGGATATTTCTGGTTGAATGATTTGTGTACTTTAAGACATTAGGCATTGGTCAGATTGTGGATCTAGTTAATTAGACATAAACTGCAATACTCATTTAGGGTTTTATTCTTAAAACTATGGCATTTGGAATATTTctagttgtttttgttttcttaaacacCTATCCTGAAAATAGTGTACATAAAGCTTATCAAAGAATTAAGATGACTGCATGTCAAAACGATAAAATATCTTTAGAACAAGGTCTTGGCTGATTCCAGTACAAAAACATTCACTGCACATAAAACAATATAGACCCCCCTAGTGCATGTATTAGTTAATGCTAATGGTGTCATTTTACTGGTCTATCACTGATAACCGCGTCTCTAGTCATGTTTAGAAACAGAATGTATATGCAGAGCTCCGTGTTATGATGTGCATTACACCAAATGACCTGCTTGCTGGACCAAAgcactttgttttatgttatgttgctGTTTATTaggttacagtagcatttttcAATTTTTCACAATTGTAGCATGTTTGATATCTTCAGTTGGGTCATTCCCTTGCCCTGTCGATTTGATCAGGCCTTGCACCTTGAGTTTCCTTATGAAATCCTGTCAGAAATCTCTTAAGATATTGCAGCTTTCATACTGACGCATGCGCATTTCTTCAAAAATCCTCTGGCAGTTGCTTCTCATGGCTTTGCTCATGAAACTACAGACTGTTTAACCTTCTGAGAATGCAGACTGTTCAAGCCTGTACATGCATTACTTTCCCCCAATTTGTTGTAGAGGTATTCTTACTGAACTGTTATCTATATTGCATTGataattcaggggaaaaaacatTTTGGAAGCGTACATGTGACTTCCCATTGCAAACTGAAAAAAGGGCTTAGCCTGTTTGTTGCTTTAACATGTAAAACATTTGGAGATGTAGACAAACTGCATGTGTTTATTGGTCGAATAATCTGTTATGGATGCTTAGCATCTTGCTAACACATTGCAGCATGCGGCCAAACTGTTTGTCTGGGACTATTTTAGGGCAGTAGCAAGTTATTCTGGGCCCCATGACTGTATTTTGCTCTGGGCctctttcctattaaaaaaaaattgtcctggGCCCCCCTGAACCTGTGGGTCCCTAGAATCTTTTCCACATTTCACCATACTAGCTTCGGCCCTGGACATTTTACAGGACTGGTTTTAGCTTACAGCACTTATGTGTATGATGGAATTGTTCATTTATGTCCTGATTGTTTGTGAAAGCAAACCCCCTTTAGTGTAAACTCTCCTTTAAGCCTTAATAGAACTGCTAAGCTGTTAGTTATCATGAATCATCACCATTAAGACTAATAAAGATGTAGTTGTCTAGATTTGTGAGCAGTATTGATTCTTGCTCTTTATTGGAATTAACGACAGATTGGGACATATAATTTGTGGTCATCTATAGCTTTAATTGGGTTGGTTCTATCCAGATGCCCAGTTCTATAGTTGCTGTGCTAGTGTGGTCATCTTTTTCTGTGTCTCCTATTTATGGTAACTGATTGTAGAAGGAAATGATTGCGTCTCTGTTGTCTAGCTGGTCCTGTTCCTTCCTCAGAAAATATGCTAAATATGGATGTGCATGATGTCTCAGATGCATATATCAGAACCTTCTTGTTTTATCATTCATATTTTGTAACCTGTATTTCAGTacgtgtttttaaaatacatatatgtTTAAATTGTGGTGTTTGTGACTTCAGTGCTGATGCAATATCATTTTTGTCTGCTTTTCATTTGGGGTAATGAAAAAGTAAATCATGAAGACTTTccggctgtaaaaaaaaaaagaaaagaaaaataataatgacacATGTCAGAAATATAcaactcataacacacacacacatggtgtgGCTATCCTTTAGAGGACTCTcctgatttttatactgtacaaactatagattctctaccctaaccctaccattaaaaacctaaccctcacaaaaaacattctgcatatttgatgctatttgaattatggggacactagaaatatcctcataagccacatttatagcataatacccttttaaTTACCAAAagatttcctcgtaaaccacccaaaacccacccacacacacacacacattcattcattcTGTATAAAAGAAATGTGATGTTTTGCCATCACATAAATGTTGAGTTTGGGTTTAAAAAAGTTGGATCTGCTGGGTAATAAATGTCTCATAGTCTTCAGGGATGGTATCTGCAGAGAAGAAGAAAGACATAAATAGTGACACAATGAGCTGTGTTTGGTAAAGTTTACGCAACAAGAACATAGAGTGAAACCAAACACACCATCTTAATGCAAACAATGGTTACTCGACCCAGCTAAAAAGGCCAGCTTAGCAAGCATGCAATTCTCtagctggtctaggctggttatTCTGGTTAACAATGGCTTGGTGCTGGTCTAGTTGGTGCACCAGCATAGCCATGTTTTTCTCCAGTAAAacctggtgaagctggttgaccagcattgaGACACCAGCATCACATGCTAGAGGATCAGCACCCAAAAAACAACATAAGCTGGTAatcagcaatgctggtcttttcagcagggtcaaTTTCCACCTCAGATCCGACTGCAcccttgtgttttatttatttactttttcaaaCATCTTGCTGTTTCCCATAGTGTTCATCAgtgtataataatacaatatgtGGAATCCACTTACactatatattgttttaatggttttaatgGATTAAAATGATCTTTTCTTAAACCAACTAACCATTGCATCGGTAGCGCAGGTTGGCCCAAATTATGTTCTCCTGAGAGAAGCAGAAAACTCCCAGTCTGCCTCCTCTCATGGTTGTGTCGATGATAATTCCTGTGTCTGCCACCATCTGCGGACCTTCATAGAACCGGACCCTGCATGAATGACACACAGAGCACTAACTCAACATGCACGGGACAAAATTGCTGATGAATGACAGGTTGATTTACTTTGTTATTCCTAccatgcagtacattttcatgacCCATATTGTATATCTTAATATATTAAACTCACATTCCAGATGGAAATCATATTAGTTAACACATTGTTGTCATGTTGTCATTTTAACCATGTCCTGGAGTGTTTTGCACTACCTTCTAAAATAGAAAACTTGTGATTTATTAATATGTTCAAGAAGTATTCcaggcatttattattattattattattttttatgttttgtggtaTTAGTTGGTTTGTCTCACTCTAAAACCTTTCAATCCTGTTTCACTGGAATGatcatttcaaaatgtcaaaagatAGCTGTAAcagggtaaaagggaaaggaggaggtgagaaccagtcaaagtaatattaaattaaacaaaaagacacaaaaataaacacattctctctctctctctcccgaactgccacctCCGGCCGCCTTTATGCCTCTcgtgggcttgattagcctgattaggggccgggcgtGCATCATCACAGCCCACCCCGCCCTCCATAATAGTTAAAAAGTATCAAATTTAACAAGTTGAAAGGCACCCTCATGTACTGTAGGCTTTACCTCCTGATTTCCATCTtgttaattttaaaaaatgttgtcattgagtacataatacattttaaataatcttaaaggaatatttcactcacaaataaaaattctctcatcatttattcatgcatcccagatgtgtaggactttctttcttctgcgggaAGAAAGCaagttcaatgcaagtgaatgattacCAAAAtcttgaaactccaaaaagcacataaaagaaatccatgcgactccagtgtATTAATGAATGACTCAGAACCATAAAGCTAGGTGTGTGTCAGAAAACTATAAATCCTCGCTTCTGTTCAGCTGTCGTACGCACATTTACGAGAGGGTTGAGTTCATGCtgcctctcgtgtgacgtatAAGCCTGTTGGCATGTCGATATCATCTGGAATGTCGCTGGTCTGAAATCGGCAGGggaaaaatgttcactgcacacccgaCTCAGTGGGTGTTTTGATAAACCAGTGAACAGCGAGCAGCCATAGCTTCAGTCGCTTGGGATCATTGATAGGGAATCTGTGAAAAGTTAGTCTTTCCTCTTGCGATGATGCCCaaccagtcatatggattacttttatgatggctgtatgagctttttggagcttcaagatattggtacccattcacttgcattgtatggacctacagagctgagatattcatctaaaaatcttcatttgttttctgcagaaaaaaagtcacacatctgagtatatgacgagagaattttcatttttgggtgaactattccttttagtgtCTGAGCTTGACCAGAACATATTACTGAAAAAAAAGGTAAACTGTTTTATAGAAATACTTACATAATATGCAACACCAGCAAGTGTATTCAAGTAGTTGAATGGCCCATTTCTGATTTTACCTGATATATCCTTCCTGGGGTCTGTGCTGTAGGAACCAACGGTAGGAGgtcttgtctttccagccaacatTTCTGGCATCTTTCCACAAGAGTTTCACCTGGTTGGTTGAGTCACCTGTGTGCCAGAGTGAGTTGCGCAGGTTCTCTCCAGGACCTGTGTCTGATTTCACTGCCTACCATACAAATAAAGACACCAATAACATATTTAATCTGATCAATAAAAGAAGCTGTCACTCATAAATCATAGAAGCCAGATCACACCTTAAGCTGGATTCCAGGCTCAGCTACGGCTCTGAAAGGATTGGCTTGCCAGTAGATCTGCTCGACCTGCTTCCACATTACCACATAGAAGCTAGAGCTGTCCTGATAGCCAAAAATGAAGCCTGCATAGTCATCATCCGTCTCAGTATTCACATGAAATGTCCCTTCAAAGTCCACACCATTGAATGCTGTGTAGCCTGTGAGAGTTACCAGAAGGGAATGTGATCAGATGTTGGACAGCATCTCCAATACGGTTGATTATCTTTGTCATAGTCACCTTACCTACAGCCAGTCCAGGGTCACTGTTCATGGTTTGAACAATCTCTCTTCCCTGTTCAAAAGAATGTAAAGTTTACACAGCGAGAAAATCAAGTGAAACCATACACACCATCTCAACTCAGAAAAAAGTACACAGACCTGATTGAGCACCACCCAGTTCGGATCGATCTGTGCATCGCCCTCTGGATCCAGAACCACAGTCTGGTAGGTTCTGAAGTCAGTGAGAGTAACCTCAGCATTCTCAGGGCAAACATCAATGATGTCGCTAACCGTGTCATTGTCAAAGTCTTTCTCGCAAACGTTGCCAATGCCATCACCTGCAAATAAATAGTCCAGATTAATAAAAAGTCTGAAGATCCATGGTGTGTagtaaccctgctgaaaagaccagcctaGACAAGCATGAATTGCTATGCTGATCCAGGCCAGTTTATGCTGGTAAGTGTTGGTCAGGCTTTctagtgaagctggttgaccaaggaagtcttgtTGATTAAGCTAGTGAAGAAGCTTAGTGGGCACGGCGACCAGCATCCAAAATTATGTTGGTGACCAGAAATGCCAGTCTTTTCAACAGGGAAATAATGATTTACTCTTTAACTTAAAGCAATGGCATAAGTATTAACAGCCTGATGTAAAGTAAGGCCTCCAAGCCTTAAAGCTTGACCATCAAAGTCCTCCTGGAGTGGGTTTGGGATCAGACGGCAGTTATCTGGTCCAGGTGGAAGGAGATCTGGAATGCCATcgttgtcatcatcatcatcacattcATCTCCAATGCCATCCTTGTCTGTGTCCAGCTGGGAGCTGTTAATAACTGCAGGACAGTTGTCTCGAGAATCCTGATGTCCATCTCCATCACTAAGGAGAGAAAACATGTGACTGGACATACTGATGAGGGATGTGACCAAAGGAATCAACAATGGCAGGTTTGTGATACCTGTCTTTGTTGGTGTCACAAGGATCGCCAATCAAGTCATTGTCCACATCCAGCTGTGGCAGAAAGAAGGAAAATTAGGGTGGTTCTTTGTTCTTACttaattactgactgtttacttgtcTTGAATTATTACTTTATAACTTTTAACAATGTTTGCTCAAATTAGTTAGTATTTTGTTGTGGTATCTAAACTGGTAGGAAACTGGAAAACCTGCccccacacacacccaaacacccacccccccacacacacatccttCTTTCAAACTAAGAGAATGTAGAATCAAACCTGATCAGGGTTCCGAATGTAGGGACAGCTGTCACAAGCATCACCTACATTATCACCATCTCGATCTTTCTGATCACGGTTTGGCACCTTTTTGCAGTTATCCTTATCATTTTTTATTCCTGAGAAGCAAAATACAATTCACATTTGCAtattttccaaagcgacttacagtgtattcaaggtatacattttctcagtttgtgtgttccccaAGATTCAAACTAATGacctaggcattgctaacatcatgctctaccagttgagcttcTGATCATCTCAAGTCTTACCATCCCCATCAATGTCGTCATCACATTCGTCACCCTGACCATCACCATCCGTGTCCTTCTGGTCATTATTTTTGACCAGACGGCAGTTATCACAAGCGTCTCCATACTCATCCTGGTCAATATTCTTCTGATTTAAATTAGGGACGAGCACACAGTTGTCCTATTAGAGAAGAGAGCAGTATAAAAGTCATGTGAAGAAGTAGATGGTTATAATAAGGTGTCTGGTGATATTACACAGCATGTGGTGCAGTGACTTCTAACCTCTGTGTTTAGGATCCCATCTCCATCAGCATCATCATCACATGCATCACCGATGTTATCATAATCTGCATCCTCTTGGCCGGAGTTTGGAACAGTGAGGCAATTGTCCTAACAAATCATTGTTATTGAGATCTCACCATTTTTTGAAATATGATGTTGCATGCAATGCATttcaattttttaaattattttttttttattgttttacctTTGCGCAGTTTCTCTCTACGCATTCCAGTTTTTCATCAGGGAAGCCATCAATATCAGTGTCTGGTCCACATAAGTATCCATTCCCAGCCCAGCCAACTCCACACTAAAACAGATCAGATCAGTGGGACTGGTCATGCCCTTATAGCGGTTAGCAGAAAGGTGTTATGAAGTTGTTCCCATTGACTTACCGCACATTCTATTTGTTCATCGCGGTGAATGATGCATTCTGCGCTGGCATGGCATGGATTGGGCTGCCCATTGCCACACGACCGCTCAGGTTTACAGCCTTGCACCTGATCCCCTACAAAACCAGGCTTACAGCGGCCACATCGAAAAGAGCCCTGAACAAGCAATGATTCACAAAAACAGATGTAACCATTTCCCAAACATTTTAGgctagtggttctcaactggtttgtTCAGCACACAGATTTTAATTTGGACATCAAGTTGTGATATGAAAACTGTAAcccatatttaatgtagtctgggttttattttctttccttgtactgtatagttatgtaggGCATGTCACACAACATGCCCTTGTTGACGTCTCCCTAGTTTGGCTAATTTCTACCAAGTGACATAAATTTACACCAAAATGTTGTAGAGTTAAAATCGACACACATATAATACTTGGATGTTGACagcaatgacattttaaaatcccTTTTAAAAGTTACCCTTATTATGCTCGGTTATATGGTTAGTTACcatttttgtttgcatttaaaacagtctTTTCCCTCCTGTGACAGACAGAACAGACCTGCGACCCATTTTTGGGTTGTGACCcactagttgagaaccactggtttagacCATTTATGTGCATAAGATAGGGCTGTGGTACTGTGGTACTGTGATTGACAGATGATAATGCATCACTCACCGGCGTGTTGATACAGTTGGAGTTCTCTATGCAGCCACCGTTTGAGTTCTCACACTCATTGATGTCTGTGCAGACCTGCATATAAGAGTTTCCTTTCCATTTCAATCATTTATCCATTATCTGTCTGCATTTAAATAACTGAAAAAATTCTcatatacaaaaaacaataccTGTTTATTGGCAGATGCATAGGCAAGTCCGATCCCCTGCACCTGAGGGCCCATGTACCCAGCAGGACAGGGGCCACAGCGGAAACCAGGTGATGTGTTAATGCATCTCACCCCCATGTGACATGGCAATACAGCACACTATATGCAACAAAACAACAGtagaaaacaaaaaactgtacGTTCCTATAATGTAGAATTAAACAGGgttctttacaaaaaaaatattttgcagaatTTTTACACAATTTCAACTGAATTAGCCACAACCCAAATCATGTTGTATTGGTATGACAGGAGGAGGAGATTACTGAACGGCAATTCTAAGAAACTGAAAGAAAAGTCAACCAACAGAGGTATATAACTAGTAATAAAGTTTTGcggcaaaaatgaaataaatgtatcatcTTTATACAGTAGGTGTATCTGGTCATCCTACATGCTGTCTAGTTAGAAGACTTTGGGTCATGTCCAAGTCTGGACTGGGAAGAgtaatcggcccaggattttacatggcaactggcccaaaacttgttgagggGGGGGTCACTGTCATTTTTTGGTGTGGTCTGCATTATGCGGCAGCTCATTTGAATTTATCGCGGCCCTTTCAGCACATTTTGCAGCAGACCCACCGGCCctctcagttctcccgatggacagtccgcccctgattggccccaaagtgcgtcggcccaccgggaaaatgcccggtatgccagattaccagtccagccctggtcatgtCTAAAAAGTTACACCCCAGTTTCCCAAAGTCTTGTGAGAGTCGCATgtgatgtttattgtgtttatttcatATCCCACAGAAACCAAAcacctacctctaaacctaaccttatcCCTACCACTAAATCTAACCTTAGTAACAGTGAATGTGACTCTTGCGAGACTCTGTCTGTTGGAGGATTACCTTCTAAACACAGCCAAAACTTTGTGGTAAATcaaagcattctgggaaatgaaGTCTCCTTCAACCACGGTCTATTACATGGTCATTTACAAGCAAGGGTTCCCCCCCCCcaaccccaataatcaaaacaagcaattaGCCCGCCCAAAGAATTACTATTATAAAGCTTAGCATTTGCTAATGGAacattgtgacagggcagagggccgggccgggttgtgattatacacacccggtcccttatcaggctaattaagcctccgagagggataaaggccgattgcggatggtggtgcaggggagagagatcgtttacggacatgtacgtcatgtgtgtgtgtttgtcttttgtttaagttaatcattaatatattgtttatatcgccaggccagtgctcgcctcctcctttccattgaactgctttacaaacaTGAAAGGCATTATCAATTCAGTTCTGAATGTTGCACAACCCTGTACTTTACAAAAACCATTTAGAGACCATCCAAGATTGCCACTAAAAACCTGTATGCTAATCAGCAAAATGTTAATCAAACAAGGTCAGGCAGTCTGCCTTGCTTTGGCTTACCTCATCAATATCTGTGCAGTGAGTTCCATTTCCTTTCATGCCCTCAGGGCACCGGCCACACCTTATGCCACCAGTTGTCATAATGCATTCAACACCAGTGTGGCAGGGGTTGGGCACACATGAGGGCTGTGGAGCTGCTGGTCTCATACCTGCAGAGGGACACCGCAAGATAAAGAATTTCAAACAGATCTCTTTGGTTCATGAATCTGATACAGCGATAAGCTTAGAATTCCTCACCACAGGCTTCACACTCCGCAACTGTATTCTTCAGGAAAACCATTTCCTGTATCTAACAACCAAAGAGGAGTTCATTATGAATGTGGCCTTTTGTAAATGCCAGCACAAGTATGTGATTTAAAGCTGATTTAATTTGTAAGTAtcattttcaatgttaaaatacaaccAGTGGAAGATGGTTGAGTTTCAGAAAAGCTGTTTGAAAGCACTCCTACTTTTTACAATTTTGTGTGGTGatgttagtggtgcagaaattacacacttaattTATAAAAGAGAAGTGAGGAGAGGTTGTTTGATTTGAAAATGTCAGCTAATTTACCTGTTGTTTCAGTAGTTCCTTGATCTCGGCGAGCTCCATGTTTGTGCCTTTAATTTGTTTGATAATCTCTCCATCTGTAGTAAAGAATGTGAAATCAGAAGGATTATTTTGCTGCATAtggttttatttaaagaaaagttaatcccaaaatgtaatttctttcatcatttaatgaataaatgaatgtggAAAGATGTCTAACtcacaaaatagcaaaaaagcaccataaaatgtgTCAATTTGACTCGTGCAACATATTTTTCCACATacttcaagcactaggaagtgtaattgatcttgaaatcatgatcaattTGATGTTTGATGTtcttctgttctcacccaaaaccaactggatagcTTCACAaaacgtggattaaaccactgaagtattATGGGTTACGTTTATGctaccttcatgtgctttttggagcttcaaagttttggtcaccattcacatgctctgtatggacctacagagtggagatatttttcaaaaaattttcatttgtgttctgaagaagaaagaaagtcattcacatcttcgatggcatgagggtgagcaaatgatgagagtgcttttattcctttaaatgtagaaAAACTTTCAAGACACTCATATGCGGAATATAAAATCATGTGcagtatataaaattaaaaacaataactgATGCTAAAAAGTATTCATCATGGtgtttgtggcatggggggcgtggtcatgtgtcggtctgcgggagagagagagagcggtaaggcttgtcacctggtttgtaattacctctaacacctgtgtcttgttatagtgatacggagagagacatttaagggacgccaaatgtcgagagggagagagagaattgcCAGAAAGCACGGCAGATGGGAGTGTGCGTCTCGATCGTGCTCTATAAATTTATATACACTCATATATCTGTGTGGGAAAGCACGATCAATAAAAGGTCTAAActtgaacctgcctcgttgtctcctgactcctccatcgctcCAATCAGACCAGTTCACAGTAGTGCCAagaacccgggtttggaggagagcgcCGCAATGGAGCCTTCACCgctggccgaagtcatcaacgccctcaccagcat
Encoded proteins:
- the LOC127626017 gene encoding thrombospondin-4-like isoform X4 encodes the protein MLCTLLFSCSLYLHSTLVSSQGISRDGEIIKQIKGTNMELAEIKELLKQQIQEMVFLKNTVAECEACMRPAAPQPSCVPNPCHTGVECIMTTGGIRCGRCPEGMKGNGTHCTDIDECAVLPCHMGVRCINTSPGFRCGPCPAGYMGPQVQGIGLAYASANKQVCTDINECENSNGGCIENSNCINTPGSFRCGRCKPGFVGDQVQGCKPERSCGNGQPNPCHASAECIIHRDEQIECACGVGWAGNGYLCGPDTDIDGFPDEKLECVERNCAKDNCLTVPNSGQEDADYDNIGDACDDDADGDGILNTEDNCVLVPNLNQKNIDQDEYGDACDNCRLVKNNDQKDTDGDGQGDECDDDIDGDGIKNDKDNCKKVPNRDQKDRDGDNVGDACDSCPYIRNPDQLDVDNDLIGDPCDTNKDSDGDGHQDSRDNCPAVINSSQLDTDKDGIGDECDDDDDNDGIPDLLPPGPDNCRLIPNPLQEDFDGDGIGNVCEKDFDNDTVSDIIDVCPENAEVTLTDFRTYQTVVLDPEGDAQIDPNWVVLNQGREIVQTMNSDPGLAVGYTAFNGVDFEGTFHVNTETDDDYAGFIFGYQDSSSFYVVMWKQVEQIYWQANPFRAVAEPGIQLKAVKSDTGPGENLRNSLWHTGDSTNQVKLLWKDARNVGWKDKTSYRWFLQHRPQEGYIRVRFYEGPQMVADTGIIIDTTMRGGRLGVFCFSQENIIWANLRYRCNDTIPEDYETFITQQIQLF
- the LOC127626017 gene encoding thrombospondin-4-like isoform X3, with amino-acid sequence MLCTLLFSCSLYLHSTLVSSQGISRDGEIIKQIKGTNMELAEIKELLKQQIQEMVFLKNTVAECEACGMRPAAPQPSCVPNPCHTGVECIMTTGGIRCGRCPEGMKGNGTHCTDIDECAVLPCHMGVRCINTSPGFRCGPCPAGYMGPQVQGIGLAYASANKQVCTDINECENSNGGCIENSNCINTPGSFRCGRCKPGFVGDQVQGCKPERSCGNGQPNPCHASAECIIHRDEQIECACGVGWAGNGYLCGPDTDIDGFPDEKLECVERNCAKDNCLTVPNSGQEDADYDNIGDACDDDADGDGILNTEDNCVLVPNLNQKNIDQDEYGDACDNCRLVKNNDQKDTDGDGQGDECDDDIDGDGIKNDKDNCKKVPNRDQKDRDGDNVGDACDSCPYIRNPDQLDVDNDLIGDPCDTNKDSDGDGHQDSRDNCPAVINSSQLDTDKDGIGDECDDDDDNDGIPDLLPPGPDNCRLIPNPLQEDFDGDGIGNVCEKDFDNDTVSDIIDVCPENAEVTLTDFRTYQTVVLDPEGDAQIDPNWVVLNQGREIVQTMNSDPGLAVGYTAFNGVDFEGTFHVNTETDDDYAGFIFGYQDSSSFYVVMWKQVEQIYWQANPFRAVAEPGIQLKAVKSDTGPGENLRNSLWHTGDSTNQVKLLWKDARNVGWKDKTSYRWFLQHRPQEGYIRVRFYEGPQMVADTGIIIDTTMRGGRLGVFCFSQENIIWANLRYRCNDTIPEDYETFITQQIQLF
- the LOC127626017 gene encoding thrombospondin-4-like isoform X1; its protein translation is MQQNNPSDFTFFTTDGEIIKQIKGTNMELAEIKELLKQQIQEMVFLKNTVAECEACGDLKFFILRCPSAGMRPAAPQPSCVPNPCHTGVECIMTTGGIRCGRCPEGMKGNGTHCTDIDECAVLPCHMGVRCINTSPGFRCGPCPAGYMGPQVQGIGLAYASANKQVCTDINECENSNGGCIENSNCINTPGSFRCGRCKPGFVGDQVQGCKPERSCGNGQPNPCHASAECIIHRDEQIECACGVGWAGNGYLCGPDTDIDGFPDEKLECVERNCAKDNCLTVPNSGQEDADYDNIGDACDDDADGDGILNTEDNCVLVPNLNQKNIDQDEYGDACDNCRLVKNNDQKDTDGDGQGDECDDDIDGDGIKNDKDNCKKVPNRDQKDRDGDNVGDACDSCPYIRNPDQLDVDNDLIGDPCDTNKDSDGDGHQDSRDNCPAVINSSQLDTDKDGIGDECDDDDDNDGIPDLLPPGPDNCRLIPNPLQEDFDGDGIGNVCEKDFDNDTVSDIIDVCPENAEVTLTDFRTYQTVVLDPEGDAQIDPNWVVLNQGREIVQTMNSDPGLAVGYTAFNGVDFEGTFHVNTETDDDYAGFIFGYQDSSSFYVVMWKQVEQIYWQANPFRAVAEPGIQLKAVKSDTGPGENLRNSLWHTGDSTNQVKLLWKDARNVGWKDKTSYRWFLQHRPQEGYIRVRFYEGPQMVADTGIIIDTTMRGGRLGVFCFSQENIIWANLRYRCNDTIPEDYETFITQQIQLF